The Impatiens glandulifera chromosome 3, dImpGla2.1, whole genome shotgun sequence genome contains a region encoding:
- the LOC124930583 gene encoding aspartic proteinase CDR1-like — protein sequence MTAPLNKPQSACRNEGSCPYQHDYADHSTSKEELGLDTFTLGGISIPRLVFGCGRKNHFTFEQQASGIIGLGGGNYSFVGKLRKSIGVNKNFCLSSNVTSGSRSRINFGSIVEVSGSGVVTTPMNMIKDGMNMDYFITLEASSVGRRLLESVNADKQGNIIIDSGSTYTFLPRDIYQAMADTFLRVDETLCLTILPHNEVYIFGNKAQSDLELASEFFNLCYIDNNISIPPIIAHFASGANVALLSTDTFLRVDDKLFLTIFPHNEVYIFGNKAQSDLELASCLNCSIRLDKSC from the exons CCTGCAGGAATGAAGGCAGTTGTCCGTACCAACATGACTACGCGGATCACTCCACTAGTAAAGAAGAGCTCGGATTGGACACATTTACTCTCGGGGGAATATCTATACCGAGATTGGTATTTGGATGTGGAAGGAAGAATCACTTCACATTCGAACAACAGGCTTCTGGTATTATCGGGCTTGGAGGTGGTAATTACTCATTTGTTGGGAAGCTACGGAAATCGATAGGAGTTAACAAAAATTTTTGCCTTTCATCAAATGTTACATCAGGCTCGAGAAGCCGAATAAACTTCGGTTCTATCGTAGAAGTGTCGGGGTCAGGGGTGGTCACTACCCCGATGAATATGATCAAGGATGGTATGAACATGGATTATTTCATCACCTTGGAAGCGAGCAGTGTAGGCAGGAGACTATTGGAATCAGTCAATGCAGACAAACAAGGAAATATCATAATCGACTCTGGCAGCACTTATACTTTTTTGCCTAGAGATATTTACCAAGCCATGGCGG ACACCTTCCTTCGAGTCGATGAAACGTTATGCCTTACCATATTGCCTCATAATGAAGTGTACATATTTGGCAACAAAGCTCAATCTGACCTAGAGCTAGCATCTGAGTTCTTTAATCTTTGCTACATTGACAACAATATAAGTATTCCACCGATCATTGCACATTTTGCGAGTGGTGCTAATGTGGCATTGTTGTCAACAGACACCTTCCTTCGAGTCGATGATAAGTTATTCCTTACCATATTTCCTCATAATGAAGTGTACATATTTGGCAACAAAGCTCAATCTGACCTAGAGCTAGCATCGTGCCTAAATTGCAGTATTCGACTCgacaagtcgtgttag